In Ornithodoros turicata isolate Travis unplaced genomic scaffold, ASM3712646v1 ctg00000907.1, whole genome shotgun sequence, the genomic window TCTCCTGCTGATTTAGATTACAGGGAATAGAGTcttcaaaatacaaaaacgaaatgaaaattATCTGAAATGTGATCGCACAACACGAATAGCCATTACCAGTATTCAATACTGGTTTTCTGGTAATGggggaccgtggtatgcgtttctgtTTCCATTATTGTTGCTGTCTTCAATTTCAGTAATGTGCCGTTTCtctttccgttaccattacaaCTGTCAAAAGGAACAAGAATCGAATGACACATTGATCACGCTTCTAACCAAGGACCTACTCACACCGAGTTGTCCGATCAAAAACGTGCAATTTGCCGAATTTTCACAAGTTGGCGATTATTTGCTGCGGCTTAGAGTGCACCCGTGGaactcaattttttttaatgtgtgctTAAAGGATAAAAGCTGGCGGTATTCGCAGGAACACTTGAGGAAGGAACTTCAAAATTTAATATGGCACAACATTACTAAGTCACCAAGCTTTTCAAATCTCGCGTACGCCACAAGCACGTCGAGCGTGTTGTGTACGACGATGAAAAATAAATAGGTAAAATGAACTATCCCCTATCGAGTAGTCATTCTTTCGCCTTGTATTGCACATCTCCAGCGGTTGCATATAGAGAGGAGCAGAACAATATTcatattgttttatttttgtgCTTCAATTCATACGTCTACACAGCAGCTACCCATAATGGTTTCGTGGGCAACTGTCTGCTATTACTTGCTTATAGTTAACGTCATCAATAACGTCGAACATACACAAACAAAGCCGCACACGTACTCTTAATCGCACACATCATTCCACGACGACAGCCGGATGATTCGTCTGCTATAGTCAGGACAAGCGATTCGCTTAACAAAAAGTATGTTATTATAAATACCTCTTTATTTTGCTTGACGTCATCTGCAGGGCAGGGACTTCACCCACACAGGTCTGCATATTCGGAGAGGAATGAAAGTCTAAAACGCCATATGTAGGAATATTCTGAATTGGTAACATGAATATAGATTTCAACatcgaaatttgcaaagttcaATAACCGACAACCACCCATGCATTAAAATGTGAAAACACCATGATCACGCATGATGAGCGAAGTGGAATGTTAATACACTATTTGACACATATGGCTGCGCCACACCATGTCTACTGCAGTTCAGTACACACGGTAATAACCCCAGAGTCAATGCCCGATCTTTCACATATTAGTTATTTTCCTCGAGGTAGCCCAGCGCGCGCGCCCAAGATCCACGCGCTGGCCTTGACAAACAGATATTTCGAGACAGGTAGTTCGTTTATTGCTCTGATGCTCTTGGTACACCAgcaagtgcactcttaaaaatgaacttcaccgcatagcacgctcctagccaaccacgaacgcgattgatatcgttatctgtcctgatttgttgaaaactggaggtgtacgcctttttgtgacaattatttgttcataattgtcacaaaaaaggcgtacgcctcccgttttcaacaaatctaataCAACAGGAAACATTCGAATACACAGAAATAACGTGCAGGCACGCGTTAGACGTAATACTGCCATATAAACTGTGacacagctcgcgtcgtctgctccgttggcgccatgctgtctggagggtcacgtgagcggttaCGTGGTAGAACAGGGgtatcccagaatgcaatgcgaagccgCTACGCTCGTTCCGATGAAAAACTGTCGGAGGGCGGCACCTTGTGCTTGCTTCCTCCATAGtacaaaagcttacggaacacgcgagtggTGTGCTTTTTCCTCGGTTCGACACAgcagcggctggcggaagcgggtgaggtAACTGCACGGAGGTGTGGAagcgtgcgctgttagcgacacacagtagTAGTTCCGGCGCCTCTTGGGTGTCGGGAAAGTGGAAGTTACCACTGTGTGTCGGCTAACAGCGCACCCCtaccacccctccgaaacagtgaactcacccgcttccgtgcgccgctagggtgccgcacggaagaaaaagtacgtctcTCGCGTGTTCCGCAAGTCTTTGTCCCAACCAGTATTTCAGCCCTGGTTTATGTTGACAAATGCTCATCCCAGCTGagaccgcattgtttacaacaGTGGGTATTTTCGTGATAACGTTTgcttcgtttttgtttgtttggttatTGGGAAAAAAAAGACGAATAAACGGCTGACTGTGGAGAGGCGCGCGACAGCACATTCGACTTCGCCACTCAGTCAGTGAACGGAACACTACCATCTACCTGTAGCCGCCCAacaaaggttatgggcccagaagCGCAGTCACAGCTGCAGCAAGAGGAAGGATTTTGAGCAGCCGCAACACTGCTACTACTTTCTCAGAAGAGATTGAAGAGAAGAGCCGGAAGAGATTGACTGAAGATGGACGAGACTTCGAAGAGCGCCCATGTCGAGAAGCTGGAGGGGTACAACTACCCGACTTGGAGATTCAAGGTGACAGTCTACCTTAAGACGAAAGGTCTGTGGACAGCGATTGAGGACGATCCGCCGACAGCCACGGAAGCCAGAAGCTCTTAGAACGAGAAGGATGGGGAAGCTCTGAATGTGATCGTTCAGACGCTATCAAGTAGCCAAACCACCTACGTGATTAACCAGACGAGCGCcaaaggttatgggcccagcacgcttccactgCGCCATTGAACCGTCTACCTGTAGCTGCCCAACAGTTTACACCTTTTTATACCTATTGCATACGTTTCCCTCTGACAGCGTGGAAGCAGtggtgcaacattaaaaagaaTAAGTGTTAAGTAAAAAGTTGAAGTGATAAGTCCCAATAATGCTATTAACATTTATACCTATGTTCATTCATGCGCACATAAAATGTATTAGTTGTTGCTGAAGtgtacagcaaagaaaaagtacCACATGTCTATAAAAAGGAACTCCTGTGCTTACTATCAGCTCGACACAAATTTTATCAGTCCCAGAATTCGCGGTCACCGTCGGCGCTCCCGCCACTATGCTCAGCCGCTACGCGAGAAcctgccttacaggatgtgatacaatgggagacagcgtttatgcccaTTAAGAGCAAAACACAATAAAAATTTTAAGGTGTCATCCTCTAATACAGCACAATATAAATCTAGCGCCCCCTggtcaaatgaattttaatgcattgcgcctatggcgATTTCGTCGATTTTTGAATGGGGGCCCCATGTTTAggctacgatttttcgacaacgAAAGTCACGGTACGATGTGTGAGGGTTAACTATGACGCACACAGGGCCTTGAAAGTTGCCACTCAAAGAGGGTTCCCCTCCTATAGGCACTCGACGGACtaataccccagtcagacgggCATGCTAAACGACAATTTAGCAACTGGCATTTAGCGTAAAGGCCCTTTCGTCTGTGTCAGACGACAACAAAACTGACCTTTGGCACTAAGTGCCCTTTACCGCTAACGGAGGCCACTAGCGGCCTTTAGGACCCAAAAGGCGTAGCCTCGATCTCGGGAAGTTTGCGTATACCCTCGTTACCATAGTTCACTTTGTTTCCCTACCTCTACGATCCATagcgccattttttttcttgaccGTGTCTTCGCCGTGTTTGTTTTTAATCACTACATTACGCATAACGTAGTTATTTGCAATTTCTTGAAAATATTTGTATTATAGTCGTGTATATATGGAGAAAAAACCTGAGGAGAAGCGCATCCGGACGACATGGACGCACGACGAAATTCTGGCGTTGATACGAGTGTGGGCAGACAAAATAGATGAGCTGCGAAGCCAGAAACGGAATGCCGTTGTCTACGAAGCGATTTCTCGCGACCTGGCAGCGATCGGTGTGCACAAGTCCAAGAAGCAAGTGCACACAAAAATTGAAAACATGACATAGGAGTTCAGGTAATTGAACGCATTTTCCACCGCACGGAGTGCTATTTCCTGCGGTTATATAAGGGGTAACGACATTGAGGAATCAGTCTAGGGAAAAAGGCAAACCTCTCATTTGGATATTGATCGACAGATGAAGCTTCCATAGTGTGAATAACAGTGTCACccaaataaacaaaaaatctcACAAAATCTTGTGTAACACAGCATGTCCCTTTCTAAACGAACGACACACTTGGTTACTGGATATTTGATCGCATACCTTATATTAAAAATAAACCATAAATATGCATGTCAAATATGTGTGTAATATTTGTATGATTCGTATGTGTTCCTTTTCAGGAAGCACAACAGGCTGGGCACAGGCTCGGCAGGTATCGCTTTGCCCTATTTTTGGGACCTGAAAAGGTTCCTGGGGTCCCTGGCAGCGAATGACCCAACACTAGCACAGGAGTCCAGCTGCTGAGAAGAGGTACCACAAGAGTCTGTTAGTCAGGTATGCGTATGCTAAAGCCCTCTAAAGAGCATCTGCATCATGATACGTATAACCATTGTACAATCGGAATTTCTCAATAGCAATGTTAAGCTTCAGTGCTCAGCAACTGTTTTcaatgttttttgttttgtagtGAGTATTGATAGGTGTAGTTCATGATCACGTCCTTGGACACAAGATGTAACTAGTTATTTACATTTTTCAAGATACTGCATGACACGCAGTACGTGGAGCCGTGTGCATCGACCTCTGACGCAGCTGATGAAGATGCATCAGCACAAGACGGCACGACAACTCAACAGTCCGATGCCAGCCTGAGGGAGGATGAGGGTCCAGCCACAGCCTCCAGTGAGTCCAGCTCGTCCAGGGAAGGGAGGCCAATACGCAAAAGACCGAGAAAGAGCAACGACTTGCTTAGGGAGATACTTCAAGAGGAGAAGGAGTTGCGGAAGGAGGCCTCTGAACATAGAAGTAAGGAGCTCCAACTCCAGAGGGAGCAGCTTCAACTCATCAGGGAGTCCAATGACATCCAACGTGAACTTGTGCAGTGCATGAAAAAGTTTTTTGAAGCTGTGTAATAAATTACAGAAAGGTTTATTAGTCCCCTGAATTGAAGGCATAGCATACACTTTTATACGACATAATATCCACAACAAATACTCACTACATTCATGtgagaaaacgaagaaaaatgaaATATTACCAAAAAAGACAACGTGTCACCTCTTGCTCATAAAGGAAGCAAACATAATTTCACTTTTTTGCTTTACTTTTGGTGTATGTGTACTCTGTAAGCAGTGCTGTATCATGCTCAAAATCCAACATGAGCTCAGTTGCTATAAATATGTCATACGGCTTGTCATAAAGCTCACATATCTTCTCTCGCAAGAAAGTATTTGGCTAAGGCATTCCTTACAGCAGTGCCACTTCCCTCTACTGTGCTACATTGATGGCAGGGTTCTTGGGTTTGCTGCATGGTTGTTTGTGAGTCTTGCAGCCATTGTCGCTCGACGCCATCACCCATGTCTTCACAAATGTTGTGAATGATACAAGCTGCTCTAATAATCGTTGGTACATTCTCTATGTGGCTTTCGTTTCGCTTCATTACACACCGAAACCTAGCTTTCAAGCGTCCAAAAGCGTTTTCCACAACACGTCTCGCTGCCGACAATGTGTAGTTGAAGCTCTTCTGCGCAGGTGTCAGTGATGCAGTTTGAGGAAAAGGTTTCATCAAGTTTGGTGTCAAGGGAAATGCTTGGTCACAAAGGATGATCACAGGAATCCTCACTCCCTCCACTACCCTTGTCAGCTGAAACAGCTCGCTGCTGACTGCTCTATACAAGCCGGACCGGTGGTACACGTACGAGTCATGGCAGCGTCCAGGTGACCCGACATTAACATACCGAAACCGGTATCGGTGGTCCACCAGAGCAAGCAGTATCATGCTGTACCTGAAAACACAATGATAGAATAATTTAATCACGTTTCCAGATTCCCTTGAAAGCAAGTCACGCAATagacttttttttaattgctcTTGAATGCTCTCCAACTCACACTTAGAATACTAAGAAAAATACGTTATCGAACACAACATGTATGGTAAAAATGGATTAGTACGTTCACACATGATCCGAATATTAGTTTTATACTGTGAACTGAGCATGGCATGGAAAAGAAAAGTCCATCTAGATTTCTAAGatgtagaaaaaaaagtgttgatATTTGATTGGAAGTTGAGAATAAAACGTTTACATATTTCTACTTACCACCCCTCATAGTTGTGGTAATCTGTAGCGTGCTCTTTTGGCGGCGACACCTCAAAGTGGCAGCCGTCAAGTGCTCCCATCGCTTGTGGGAATCGGAGCGAAGATTCGAACTCCTGTATATGCTCTTGCATTTCACTTGCCGAAGGCATTTTGACAACGCGTCTCTCCAGCTCGTCGACCACAACTTCGCAAAATTCCCTCAAAATCTCATTCACAGAGGAGCGTCCCACGCTAAACAGGTTTGCTACGGTTCTGTCCTCCGCAGAGCTGCTCAGGCGGTAGAGGGCTATCGCCACTCGCTTGTCAAGAGAGATCGGCTCACGCATCGTTGTGGAAAGTCGCTCCATTCGTGGCCGACAAACATTCACAAGGAATCGAAATGTCGAACTAGAGACGCGGAAGGATCGTTTGAAGTGTAGCTCCCCTAGTCGAGGCAGTGTTTTTTCGTACCAGGTATCGCTTCTGTCATGCTTCCATACCCGCCGCTCCAACACAGGAAACTGATCAGCGAGAGCGGCCAATAACGTAAACCCACTTGCGAGAAGTCTCTCATCTAGTCTGTCACCTTCCGCTTTGGCAGCGTCGATTTTTGTCTTCAGAAGagctatttcttttttcttctgcatGTGTGCACTCATCAAAAAGGCAATTGCCATACGCTTTCGGGATCGCGAATCGCTTCGACCACCGCCGTCAGCCATTTTGCAAATCTTCAAAACAAAGCTTTCGCGCCACCTGGAGTTAGAAAATACTGTCGAAACGTACGGTCTGCAATATTTTACTTCATGTTAACCGTAATTTCCTTTTCGAGCAATACTTTATTTTCGCGTGCTGCCTGCACTGAATTATTTCTGACATTTTTCGCACGGGAGGTTCTTCAGCCATCGACATAGATATCATTTGTCAGCAAGGTCAGTTACTACTCGTCCGACAGTGGCAAACGTAATGACATTTAGGAAACACAACTGTCATTTTCTCAACTGTCATTTAGCATGCTGTCTGACTGGGGtataagtcccagtattatggTAACACGCATGCTCTGACACTGTACGGCTGGTCTGAAGAAGTTCGACAGGCGGACAGCCATTTCTTTCCGACACGCAATGCCAACATCCGGCTCTGCCCAGCCTCCTCTCGTCAGCCTGTGGAGGCCTTCAGAGCATCTGTTCGTCGAGAACTGCTTTTTCCGACTCCAGAAGAACGTGAGGATATCCGTGTTTATACATGACGTTGAGGTAGCAGGCGGCAGAAGAACGTGGGCCGGAAACCAAAGTGGCCTAGAGAGACGCACCGGAGGATAATCTCGCTCTCCTGCTCGCTCTCTGTACGAGAAGTCTCCTCGAGTACTCCTGTGCTGCGTGACGCGAGTCCTTGATCCGACGAGTGGCTAGTGTCCACTTGAGAGGAGCGGACCCATCTTGATCAAAAAACACACCAAGGATGCGCATGCTCGCGCAATGCTGCATCGGGAAGTCGGGCTCGACATAAAACGATCCGTAAGGAGAGTGTTGGACATTTGGATGTTAAGTTGATTGCTTTATACTGCTGCGTGTTGCTCGAATAGCTGCAGGACTGGCATTAGCGAGCATGGGTCGTTGTCATGATCTTCAGCATCGGTCACGAAGGGTATGTCGTCATCAGCATACGCAGAGGCCTTCCAACTTCCCACTCCAAGAAGGGGGACTTCATTGACTGCACGGGAAGCTTTTACGtattgtaaaaaagaaaggtccAATGCCAGGACGTTGAGGGCGGAGACAATGGGCAGAATTAGCGGACGATTTACTCGATGGGGAGGCAAGAGGACTGCAGTCCTGCTACACACATCTGGCTGCGGTGGTTTGCATACAGAAAACGTATGCGGGACACTAAAATCTCTCGGAAGCCATAAGCGCTCAGCAGCGAAAAGACGCATGCGTGTAACACTCTGTCAAATGTTTTGGCCTCGTCGAAGGAAAGGAGACCGCCGGACGCTGCCAGTCggcgtgtgtagtgcaagaggtcGCGGATCCCACTCAGGTTGTCACACAGGCTACGGGCCTGCGCACCGCATGATTGGACAGCGCGAAGGAGCAGCGGGAGCATTTGACTGACTTGAAAGGGAATTCCCACTGTGACGAGCTTGTTATCGTTGTTGAGGAGCGTGATCGGCCTCCACGATTCGGGATCTACAGGACTGCCAACTTTCTTAGACACAAGTATAATGCTTCCCACTCCAAAAGACGATTGGAGGGCGCTAACCGCGAAACCACGCCGAACAACCCCTACGAAGAAGGTACCCAGCACCTTCAGCATCGTAttaccaactgtaggatgggacaagcgtaagctcgcccacatcacgcttTAAAAAGAAATGTTTATTGAGAGACTGAACAATGGCCTGAAAGCCAGACAACAATACATTGAACAAATACCAAACACTCAGCTTACAAGTGTGTTGTCAGTCCAGCACGAACTGCCTGAAACAAATCTAAACTCCCGCCGTCATCGAAGGCTAACCGGCACCGGCGTATCCAAATTTCAAAATATATCTCCGCAATCAGACATACCAAATATTTCCAATCCTTGCTGCAACTGGCAACGGTTCCATGAACCTTACGGTGGAACATTAGGCTCGACCTTGGAAGCACAAAAGCAGCCGCCACTCTGCTCCACAGGAGCAGCGGAATCCGacactgaaggaagcagtgctccGGCGACTCCTAGATACCGCAAGACGGGCAGTGATACGTGCGATAGGTATCAAAGCGACGTAAACGCCCACGGAGTGGCACGACACCATGAGCCAGCTGCCACTGCAGACTCGCAGGATGAGCGTCCAACCTGCCAGccgtgatacgtcgagaggcaCTCCGGAAGTGCCACCCACGGCACCAGGCAGGGAGGGAAGCAGCAGTGCGTCCGTGAGTGCGGTGTAGACATCTCTGGCTTTCCAGAGAGAGACATCTGCGTCCAGGGACATCTGCCGCACGCGTCTGACTGCAGCTATGCAAGCTGGGAAAAGGGGGCGAAGGAGCTTCTGCTCTCGGAAGGCTGTCAGTGGTATCGGTGAACCAGCATTGCGCAGGAAATAGTGCGCCAAAGCTCAAGCTGGATCATCAAGACTGTGAAGCGCCTGAAACAGAGCCCTGATCGGAAGTGCTAGACATCGCTCAGTGATATCCGGCACTCCCAACCCGGCCCGATCATGCGTGAGAGGCAGATGTGACCTCCTGACACATTCAACTGAACCAGCCCACAGGAAAGGGAGACGTTGCGAGTTCTTGCGGTTCGAATTACTGCAGGCGGCACGCAGCGGCGAGGAACCATAGACGGCTCTCTTACCAAGAGGTCAGTAAACGGGCACAGAAAGTGAGGCAAGGTCTACGGAGAACAGCGGAGGAACGTTTAAGCACTCTAGCCCAGTTTATACAAGATACCCCACTACCATCGAAGACAACACCAATAACTGTTTTACACTTTTTGACTGTACGCCATAGGCAACAACACGAGAAGGTTGCGCATTAATATAGACGACACAGCTCTTACACTGGTTGACTTGTGCGGCAGCACTTTACAAAAATCGTCGAAAGCCTTCAGCACACGTTCAAGGCAACCTTCCCCTGGTAGCACGAGAGTGATACCATCTGCATACGCCAAAACAGGTGGGGGCAACCACCAGGCAATCTAAGAAGGACAGGGAGGGAGCTTAAACGGACCAGGAGCGGGTTTATTGGGACAGCGTACAATATAGAAGAAAGAGGACAGCCCTGCAGTACACTGTGCGTAATTTTATTCGGACGCGATATACCACCAGCTACGGAGACCAGGCTTTTCACACCGGGGTATCCACGCTTCATCAAAGCCTTAAAgcgactctgaccagaaactgtgggagctctttcgtacttgcagtcgatacagcgcccaacaaggactctccatgcgaaaattcatgcattaaaaccccacggtttctctaaactcgaattttaaacattcggcttcatccgagtgcagcacggctagcgtcaaaccgagaaaacatacgtttatatagaatatccaccccggcccaccatcaagatgacgtcaacacgaggGCCACTGCGAACACCcataattggctcaaacgcgttacgtggtcacgcaatacctgtcagtttccttcatgaaattgaatttatatgttaatgtttttgatacagagcctcaaaaagaaaaatataccctacatttatcacctgcaataggttctacgattttcttttcaatctgtgcacggcgttccatatgcttccgtatccgccggtcagctgtaatggctgtAATGGATGCAGTATGAcgacgagcttgcgaactgcgaacttgtgtgactcccggctCATCCTGCTTTTTTCTGGTCAtggggttggtgttggagtgtTCGCCATAATCTGAACATTTCACCTGtcattgcggtgtactgttcttgatctgctgcgaagcaacgaaccgcaaccgcagtcactcgcctcagcgaaattctgtctgctgcatctcaaaggagcatcgggacctcaTTATACCGTCACCtaaaccttcatctaaagaaaccaagtgtgctctcgtgtggtcctgacggaaaagtagtttcaacaaggttagcacatttatttttcagttccaagtctacgcactgaaaaccatgcaagtgcagccgatcattctcgtagctgttgtgtaacgcgtatgctttcttacgcatACCACAGAGCCCTCCGCTTTTTCAACCCAGTTATCCTTAtgtgatccttctgatggcttcttactaggctatgccgctctgaagcattgagatgacgaagcgtcgtggtggctgcacctctgctttcgaaagatgaaacagtcattccacactgcagtgcttactggctttgtatcgagtctgacaaatcagacagacttggactgcctttttcaagaaagtttgaaatgtaagtatatgtatattggtttcacatatccaccacatattgagtgtgtgtatcattgtactttatatgctacagcatattaGCGTACGTTATTATACAACACCtggtgtggcaaactcgacatcagtcacacaatgccaacaattgtttctgccttttcttcaactgcttatttttatcatatcatgtttttgtctatatctcaatttacaaACCAACCAAGTATAATATTTTAGTATAATagtctgatttttaactagtcagtttaccatggttttggcgcactatagcccgagttgcttatgcgccattaaattgaatcatcatcttcaactgccattcaATTAAAGTGCCAGGTctcagttggatacaatgatatagcgagatatattttttgctttcattCTGGAAtagctcatttcagaagaatagtcactgtgaagttttgttttcggaaacattaagaggaatCAAACCaatcacttttctttcagagcatcccttatgcacctgcatttcaattccaatctgcattacaagaatgacagatcactcaacagagatgaacatttgaaggtgaaagagcaggaacgaagatgcgttaatctgtgtgaaaggtgctttgtatgtgtctgagtcgaggacataggtctcaagctaattcctgtcttcagaaaaggtgacaactatgctccttctatctaccAACCAGCTCCAccttttagggttccctgtaaactaatgcaGCACATCATATACTAGCATGTTGTCAACCATGTTGAGtctatcaatttc contains:
- the LOC135375614 gene encoding uncharacterized protein LOC135375614, which encodes MREPISLDKRVAIALYRLSSSAEDRTVANLFSVGRSSVNEILREFCEVVVDELERRVVKMPSASEMQEHIQEFESSLRFPQAMGALDGCHFEVSPPKEHATDYHNYEGWYSMILLALVDHRYRFRYVNVGSPGRCHDSYVYHRSGLYRAVSSELFQLTRTWVMASSDNGCKTHKQPCSKPKNPAINVAQ